Below is a genomic region from Brucella sp. BE17.
GCTGACAAGGGGTATGACGCCGACTGGTTTCGAGACGCCTTGGCAGCCCGTAAGATTACCGCGTGCATTCCATCTCGGGCAAACCGCAAACTCGCCATCCCGTATGACCCGGTGCTCTATAAAAAGCGCCACAAAATCGAAAACATGTTCGGCAAGCTTAAGGACTGGAGGAGAATTCATACACGATACGACCCATGCGCCCACGCATTCTTCTCAAGCATATGCTTCGCTGCAGCCGTGATCTTCTGGCTTGGATTTAACGAGTCCTGACCCTAGCGCCCCCGGCTTGCGTGCCAGGACCGGAACATAATGCCATGGATTATAGATCGTCTCGCCACGGCCAAAGCGGCGTTCATGCCGCCCGATCTAGATCCCATTTTGCCGGATGACAATGCGATCGGCATAGGCATGAATCTCGGCAGGACGACCGACCGCGCTCGACATTACCGAATATTTGTTATTGTCGAAACGCACGAGGCAGATCTTGTCGGTAGAGGCCTGTATAGCGTGGAATCCATCGAACTTGACGGGATATCCGACCAGAGGGGGCTTCTCCGTTTCGAACACATCCCAGATCGTGCGCTCCTTCTGATCGACATGCTTATGAACGCGCGCGTAGCTGATGCATTTGTCCAGCAGCCAGCCGTTTAGCTCATCGTAGGATTTAAAGCGCAGGCGCGGCGTGACGAAGCGCTCCCGCACCAGATTAACCTGGTTCTCGACCTGGCCTTTCTCCCAGCCGGACGCAGGCGTGCAAGCCACAGGCTCGGCCAGGTAATGGCTGCACATCTGCTGAAAGCGACGGTTGTATCGTCGTTCCTTGCCGACAAAGACCGTTTCCACCGTAGTCTTCATATTGTCGTAGATACCGCGTGTGCACGCCCCGCCGAAGAAGGCAAAAGCCCGATCATGTGCATCAAAAACCATTTCCTGTGTCTCGCGCGGGTAGGCTCTGACATACATCATCGGGCTGTGGTAGAGCCGAACATGCGCAACTTTCACCTTTGTCGTCACACCGTTCAGCACGACAATCTCGTGGCTCCAGTCGAACTGGTAGGCTTCGCCCGGTGCGAGTAGAGGGGTGGGTAGGCTTCCGCTGTGACGGATCCGCGCTGCTTCGCCCAGGTGAGGGCGGAGCGCCGGACCGTGTCGTAACCACCATCGTAGCCCAGATCGCGCAAATCCTCGAATATCCGGATCAGCGTCAACCGTTAACGCGACGGCTTGGCTTCATTGGTCAGCAGCATTCCATCGAGATGATCCGGCCAGGGACCGAGCTTTGGTTGAGATTGACGGGACCGCTCGTATTTAAACTCCGTCTCTTCACTGCCCAGAACCTTCCGCACAACTTTCCCCGATATGCCAACTCACGGCAGATCGCTTTGATCGATTTACCTTGCACCCGCGCAAGCCGACGTATCCTTGAAATCGTATCCACTACAAACATCCAAATAGATAACCTCCGATTGAAAACCGAAGGTCATGTTACCCGCTAATAAGGGGGCACGTCTGGATGTAGATACCCCTATCAAGGGGGCCTTATTCCACGCCGAATGACAATCGGCCAGGTCTCAAACGATACAACGTAGAGAGAGCGCAAACCGGCGGGGGAAACTCGTCACGCTGCTCCATTTCATAGATAGTGCTGTCAGCCATCGGCACCATTTCGCGCAACTGCTGCCACCGGATTGTTCTCCGAATTTGCGTAGTTTCGAACTTTGCCATGCTCAATCTCCTGCATTGCTGAGGAGATTGAGCATGATAGATGCTGATACTGGAAGCCCCTTCGGAATTCCGTGCGGTATTTTCGGGCTATAGCGTACACCTCGGCAGGTTCTTCTTGTTTGCTAGTTGCAGCATATGGGAAGACAGGCGCTGATGGATAAGGCGAAGGCATGGCATCTATCCTTCTCCGAAAGGGCATGCTCGGCAATGCTGACGCCGTTCGCAGGTCGCGCAGGCTTGCCGGCTGATCGACCAGTGCCGTACCGGCAAGCCTACCGGCATCAGGCGATTTCGAGCGACGCCTGCTGCGCGCGCTCTTCGGGGTCGAACATCGGAGTGCCGCCGAGCGCATCCGTCACCGACACTTCATCTTGGAGCACATCCCAATGCTCGGCGAGTTGGCCGTTCTTGACCCGGAAAAGATCGACAACGACCTGCGGCGCCTCCGCCCACCCTCGGATGCGACCATGTATCGCGACAAAGTCGCCTTCGGCAACGACGAGGCCGGGCTCGTAGTAGACGTCCAACGATAGGCCGCCGACGAGCGACTTCAGGGCGTCACGACCCTGCGGTATGTTTGGATTATGCTGCACATAGTCGGGTGCATAGAACCTCTCAACGGCTGCGGCGTCGCGACGCTGAAACAGCGCGGTCATCGCCTCCAGCACTAGCGCCTTGTTGCGCTCTGGTCGTGCGTCGGACAGGTCGGCGGCGGGATTGGTCACGACGATCTGGCCGGTCATTCGAAGGAGTTCGCCATCGGCGAGGGTTACGAACGAGTGCACGATGCCGCGATCATAGTTCTGTACGTTGGTGACGGTCGCTCCGCTTTCCTCCTTCCAGCTCACGGCGAAGATGCTGTTGCCGAGCGGAAACACCTCGATCGCAACCGTTTCGCTATGCGCGAACGGTCCCTCTGCGATCACAAACGACATTTCGGTAAGCGAACGAAGTGTCAAGCTGGCTTTGAAGTTCGGATAGGTGACGTCCATTTCCTGTCCGACGGGATATCTATCAATCGACATTATATTGCTCCTTAGTCTGTTGGAGTGGGACGTCGGGATCATGACGAGATCCGCTCGCCGGAGTTCGCACGGTGTTCCCGTCGTCCGCTTTGGATCAGCTTTCCGCCGATACCGGCATGTTGAGAAGCTGCTGCTCCCAGAGGTACGCGATGCCGCTGCCGGCGCAGTGATCCTTAAAGATGTCCATTAGGACGTCGGCTGTCTCCATGCGCGCCCAGTCCCGCTGCCACTCGCCCGCCAGCGCCACCCAGGTCATCACGTTTGCGCCGGCCGCGATCATGCGGTGGATCGCCACCTCATGCGCCTCGGTCGATACGCCACCGCATGCGTCGGTGATGACCGTGACATCCCAGCCTTCGCCGAGCGCCTGGATCGCGGGCATTGCCACGCAAATCTCGGTCCACAGACCGGCGATGATAAGCTGTTTGCGGCCGGTTGCCTTGACCGCCTCCACGGTCGGCTTGTCTTCCCAGGTGTTGATGAATGTTCGGTCATAGATTTCCTGACCCGGGAATACATCGGTGACCTGTTTGAAGATATCCCCGCCGCGCGCGCCGAGCACGCTGGTCAGGATCGTTGGCACGTTGAAGCCCTTGGCGAGCTTGGCCAGCCCAGTGGTATTGTTAACGACGGTCTGAGGATCGTGGCTGTTCACGTTAGTGAGCTGGTAGGGCTGATGATCGATCAGGACGAGGACGGAGTCCTCAGGGCGAAGGAGCGACGAGAGGCCGTTACGAAGGGTCATGGTTATCCTTTCGGAAGTAGGTAGGAGCTAAGATGTTGAGGGCCCGCCTCGCTGACGATGCCCGGATGCACATTGCCAGCGCGTCTGGTGCTACGGTAGCGATGGAAACTGTCATACAGTGTCGCAGGAACTGGAACGCTAAATTTAGCTTGAAGCGCTACTTGCTTTCGCTCGAGTCATGATGTCGGCGGCCTGACGGCCACTACGCGCTGCGTATAAGATTGATCGCAAGGCGGCGACTGGCGCCGCTTGAGCAGGTTCTGCCTGTCCGTAATTTGCCGATCGCCGCACTGTTTGGTTCGCGCTGACGCTCTCCGCTCCCGGTATCAACGCGGCGAGCATTGCCGCGGCGGGGAGGGCAAGCTGGCTTAATCCGGCGCTCGCGCGCTGTGGGAAGGCGTCAGCTAACGCCTATTGACCGGATGAGAGCCGCGTCACGAAATCGATTGCGTCAGATACGGCGATGATTTAGGTCGATCGTGCGTCGGCAAAGGGGTAAATCAGCGTGCCTGACGCCAGGTCCAGCGGGGCCAATACGACTTGTCGCTCACCACTGCGGAACTGGTTGACGTCGTGTCCCTTGATGCCTTCAAATTGCACCTGCACCACGCGCGGGTGGGTCCATTCGCCTCGCGTCCCGAAGGCGATTCTGCCCATCACCGTCGAGAACCCCGTATTGCGGGTGAAATCGGAGAGCTTGCTGTCGTCGAGGCTTCCGGTGCGCTCGATTGCCTCGGCGACGACCTGCAACTGAGCATAGGCGAGCGGCGCCATATAATGACCTAGCGGATCGATATCCGTTCCTGCCGTGCGCTGGCGGTACTCTTCCAAAAGCTCGGATACGCCCTTGAAGGCCAGCGCTGGTGCCGGAACCCAATATTCGTAATTCAAAATACCGTTGAGGAGAGGACCAAGATCAGCTTTCACGTCGCCATTCTGTGGACCAATCATGCTCGCACCGACCATCTTCGGACGGAACGGATGTGTACCGATTGCGCGGATCAGATCGATCGAGTCCTGAAGATAGGTGCATAGGAAGAGGAGGTCGCATTTACTGGTAGCAACATCGTCAAGGAACGGCGTGAAGTCGGTGGTCGCGAGCGGATATGCGGCCTCGTAAATAACGTTGAAGCCGTAATTCTTGGCGTTTTCATGGGCACCCAGGACAGGATTGCGCGCAAATACCGCGTCGGCCGAGAGGATTCCGACTGTCTTGGGCGTAGGGGTCTGGCGTGCGGCGATATCGAAGAATCCCTCGGTAAGCGCGACGTTGGGTTCCGGACCGGTGGGAATCATGGCGAAGTAGTTTTCGTAGCTCAGCTCGTTGTTTGCGCCGAGCGCCATGAGCGCAACAAAAAAGCGTTGCCGCGTACTGATCTCAGGCAGCGCGGCGAGGTTGGTGTTCGTTCCGTAACCGCCAATGACAAGATCGACCTTATCCTTGTCAATGAGACGTCTGTAGAGCGCGGCGACCTGTGCCGCCTCGCCGGTGTCATCGTAGCAGATAAGCTCCACGGGGCGTCCAAGAAGGCCGCCGCGGCGGTTGATGTCGTCGCGCCAGATCTCATGCGCAAGCTTCGCCGATTTGCTGTTCCCGGAAACCGGTCCGGTCAGAGACAGGCAATAGCCGATTTTGATCGGCGACTGGTCGTATACCATTATTTAAACCTCCGGCTAATCGAGGAAAACATGAAGAGTGCGGATGAGTCCGCCCTCTATGCGAGCGACATCGAGGCCTGTCACTGCAGGAGGGCCATCGGGCGGTCCTCCAGCCCACTGAAGACGGCCAAAACCGTGGTGCCCGAGCGCGGGTCGAATGGCCCGAAAACTGAAATCGGGGGCATGTGGTCGAGCAGGTCCGTTACGGCCTGCGAGATGGCCGCATGATCCTCAACCGACTGGTCCTGCTCGTTCAGGAGCGCATCCGCTGCATAAAGCTCACGGATCGCCTCGAGCCTGCGCGCCGGGTCCCGTTCGCCAAAAACCCGCGACAGACTGGCTTGCATTATCGCATCGAAATCGGCTGCCAACTCAATCGGGGCAGCCTCGACGACTAGCGAAGCTAAGCGTGTCACGATGCCATCGATTTGCGACTTTGCCGCTGTGATGGCCGCTTCTCGCGCCTGCGGACCATATCCAATCCGCTCGGCATGAGCGAACACCACCTCGGTGATGCCGATGAAACTGAGAAGCTGCCGTAGGTAAGGCTTTTGAAAGTCGATCGACTTGTTTGGTCCTTCCGTATAGACGCCGCCGCGGGCTTCGATCGCGATCACGCGCTTACCGATGAGCAAGCCCTTTGGGCCATCCTCGTCATAGACGAATGTCACGCTCGGCCGTATCACATGGTCGAACCAGACGCGGAGCGGCGTGGGAAGGCTCCAATTGTACATTGGTACGCCGAAGACGATCACGTCGGCGACACGCAGCTCTTCGATCAGCTCATCCGATAGCGCCTGCGTGGCCAGCTCATCCGGAGTGTTCGCGATCGCCCTGACACCGGCGGCTGTGGCGGGGGTTAAGTGGGGAATCGGCCCATAGCTTAGGTTACGGTGGACGATGTTACTGTCGGGTTCGGCTTCCAACAGCCGGTGAACATCGTGATCAACTAGGTTCCGAGATATCGATGCGTCCCCCGAGACGCTGCTGTTGACGACGAGAATCTGACACACATAACACTCCCGTTGCTTTTCAAGCTGAACGGATAGCATTGCTAAATGTGCGGCAGTAGTGCCGCAGGGTGATAAGCTGTGTCGCAGAAAGCGGAACGGCCGCTTGAATCACCGTCTTGGTTCAGCGAAGAGCAGGTAGGAGTCGAGCGGAGGACTCTCAGTCCCGCGCAGTGCCTGCAACGTCCTGACTTTTTCCGAAACATTCGATCAACATCTCGGCGAGGATTCTCATCTTTCGAGCGGGATGCGGGCCTGGTGGCCGCACGACAAACATGCCCGCCTCGCGTACTGGGTAGCCCTCCATAACCGGCCGGAGCTTGCCCGAGGCAATATGATCTTGGACGAGGCCTTCGGGGAGCATCGCGATACCAAGGCCCGTCACCGCAGCAGAGACCAGTGCTGTGCCGTTGTCGGCCTTGAACCTCCCCTGCGGACGCGTGGTAATGATCTTCTCCCCGTCCATGAATTGCCAAGATTCAGTGCCTTGTAACAGTGCCTGATGCCCGAGAATTTCGTCCGGACTTTGGGGCGCTCCGTGAGCATCGATATATTCCGGACTAGCGACCAACTTGCCATAGATCGGTCCCACGCGCCTGCTGATCAAGTTGGAATCTTGAAGATAACCCAGCCGGATCGCACAGTCGTAGCCTTCTGAAATGATATCAACCACGCGATCAGTGTAGCAGGTTTGAATGTAAAGATGGGGATGGCGCCGCCCCAGCTCCGCAAATACTGGCGCAAGATGAGTCGGACCGAAGGAGAGCGGAGCGGCAATCCGCAGACGGCCGCGCAGTTCGCCGGCTGGTAAAATCGTTTCTCTCGCCGTGTCGATCTCGGCGGTGACTTTGGCCGCATGATCTCGAAACGTCGCACCTGCTTCCGTTAGGGCAGCGCCTCGAGTTGATCGCGCGAGCAGTTGGACTCCGAGCTCTGCTTCGAGCCGCGCCAAGCGCCGACTGACGATCGATTTGGAAACGCCCAACCTCAGCGCACCTGCTGTGACGCCTCCAGCGTCAGCGACTTCGACGAAAGTGCGTAGTTCCTCGATATCCAAATCAGCGTTCCATCTTCCGCAACATACCTTCCACACATGAGGACTACCTTAACTCCTATAGGAACGGCAATAGCCGTGTCTGTGTCGGGTTCGTTTTGCTGCGCGTGTGGGGCCCAAAGGGCAAGGGAAGGCTCATCGCCTAATATGATCCATGACTTGCACGATCTTTCATAGCCAAGGAACTCGTCGCCGAAGCCGCATATGTTTTCAACATCGGCCGCCGCGAAGGCGAGCTCGATCAGGCCACCAAGGAGATTGAGCGAAACCTCACGCCGATTCACGGTGACGTCGCCAGCGTCAAACACCTCGACAGGGTCTTCAACTTCAACAACCGCGGCGGGGTCACGCGCCCGCTAACGTCAGCCTGGATAGCGGTGATGTCCGCGATCGATCAGGCACCCTCAAGTTCTTTCGCCAGCAGTTCACCGGAAAACCGGGCTACGGCTGCCAGCCTCTCTGGGTCGATGCCGGCATATGCCGCAGCCGAGAAGCCGCGCAACGTGGTCACGACAAAGTCCGTCAGCCTGTCGGCATCATTGGGGAGTCGGTCAGAGATTGCAGAGCGGAGCGCGCGAATCATGTGCTGGCCGATCCACAGCGCGGCTGCCCGGGCGTCGGGATCTGCAGCCCGCGCACCTTCGGTGACAAGGCAACCGGGACAGGACGTGTCGCGGCTGTACTGTTGGGCAGCCACAGAAAAGAGTTGCGCGATGGCCTGCGCGAGAGACCTGTCCTCGGTGAAGATATCCGATAGCGGCAGCGCCTCTTCAGCGACATAGCGCTGGAGCGTGCGTTCGAAGAGGCCGAGCTTGCTTCCATAGGCGGCGTAAAGGCTCGGCGGGTTGATATCGAGCGCCTCGGTCAATGCGGCAACGCCAACGCCGTCGAACCCATGCCTGTGAAACAGGGCCTGGGCTTTTGCCACGCCCTCTTCGCGATTGAACTCCCGTCGGGGGCGACGCTTTCTGTTAAGCTCCTGCACTGTTCTTCCTCCAATCTCTCGCGATAATAGCATTCGCTACAAAAAGTTCCAGCGGAGCCTTGCTAAGCGGTTGTAGTGATCGCTATTATGCCCCGATCGAAGCAAGGAGTACAGAGAGTGAGCACATCGGATAAAAAGATCGCGCTGGTGACAGGCGGGAGCAGCGGGATCGGTTTTGCAATCGCGCAAAAGATGGTGACGCAGGACATGCGCGTCATCATCACGGGGCGGCGGCAAGACGCGCTCGATCGTGCGGTCGCCAACGCCGGCGGCGGGGTTCACGCGCCGCTGGGGAAGATCACCGAGCAGGACTATGACCAGCAGTTCGACACGAGTGTCAAAGGCATTGTGTTTACGGTTCCCAAGGCGTGTCAAATTAGATCCAACACTCACTTTTGGAGTTCGGTGATGGATTGTGATGCGCTTTGTGACGATCAGTGGGAACGGACCAAGAGTTTCGTGCCGGGTGGCACGAAGGTCAAACGCGGTCCGCGGACCAACAACCGTTTGTTTCTGGATGCACTGTTGTGGATGGCCCGTTCAGGTGGTCGCTGGCGTGATTTGCCTGAACGACTGGGCGACTATCGTTCGGTGAAGCGGCGTTATTACCGCCGGATCGAGATGGGCGTACTCGACGAGATGCTATCGGTACTTGCCAGAGAAGCCGATCTGGAATGGCTGATGATCGACAGCACCATCGTGCGGGCACATCATCATGCCGCTGGCGCGCGCCAGTTAAAAGGGGCGGATGCCTAAGGCCTAGGTCGGTTTCGTGGCGGACTGACAACGAAAATCCATGCCGCGACGGAGGCGCTTGGCCTTTCGATCCGCCTGATTGTCAGTCCGGGACAGCGCAATGACATCGCCTTTGCCCATGATCTTGTCGACGGCTTTCAAGTCGAGGCTGTCCTTGCCGACAAGGGCTATGATGCCGAGCATCTGTGCGAAAGGATCGCCAATACAGGAACTAAAGTCGTCATCCCGCCGAAACACAATCGCAAAGTCCAGCGTCTCTACGACGCAATACTTTACCAAGAGCGCAATCACGTCGAGCGCTTCTTCAACAAACCCAAACAGTTCAAGCGTGTCGCGACACCATATGACAAGCTGCTCACAAACTTCATGGGCTTCGTCAAGCTGGCAGCTATCGCCATATGGCTCAAATAGTTAAATCGTCGCTACAGCCTAGGAACGCTGTAATTCAATTTGCGAATGAAGCTGTAATCTCAATCTCTACTTTTGCACCGCGTGCAGGGATCTGGCAGATTAGGAACGTACTTGTTGGCCGAATGTCTTTGAATATCTCCCCCAGTACCGCTGTCACGGCGTCGGCGGATTCAAGATCGGTGACATACACCCGGCTTGCTACGGCATTGGCGAGGCTTGCTCCGGCTTTCTTCAAAACGCCGTCGATATCCGCGAGAGCATTACGTGCCTGTTGCGCTGCATCGGAGGGAAAAGTGCCTGTCGATTTATCGCGGCCGGTGGTGCCTGACACATAAATCGTCGTTCCATCGATAACGGCCTTGGCGTATCCGGCAATTGCCTCCGAAGCTGCCCCTGAAAAAATTCTCTGGGCCATTTTTACGTCTCCTAATTCTCTGTGATTCGTTGTGTTTGTGAAGGAATTGCGTTGCTCCGGATGCGTCCAAATCGCTAGAAACGTGCCGGTGACAAACCTGATATTTCAATCGAGGATGGGCGGCCCTGAGCTAGTTCTGCCATCACTTTGCCAACCATGGGCCCCAGCCCAAAACCGTGTCCGCTGAACCCCGTGGCGACCAAAAGCCCGCTCACACTCTCGACGTGGCCCATAACGGGAACCACATCGGGAAGCGTGTCGATGATACCGGCCCAGACCGCTTCAATTTTAAGCTCTTCTATCGCTGGTAGGTAACGACGTATCTCGTCGTGGGCCTGTTGCACACGATAATATGCAGGCTCAACCGCCTCTTTTGTGGGCGCAATGTCAGCTATGGGTGCCGCTGAACGTATTGGACCAAGCTTTTGCAGCGGGCTGAAATAGTTTACGCGCGCAGCATCTGGATTGTTTTTGCGTGTTTCTCTGTAGTGACGGACGTATCGCCAGGAATCAAAACGAACATCATATTCCCCACCTGCCACTGAGAAGATGAATGCTCCGCGCGCATCTTGCCGAATGCCGGTGAGTGGCAGCGAGACGCAAGGATTGAGGGTGAGGCCCACAGCTGGGACCGTACGCGCTACAGTTGCTCGTATTCTTTCCTGCGGAAGATTGTATCCGCAAGCACGCAGCAACTTGCTGCTTTCAGTTCCTGCAGCACAAAGCACCTGTTGCGCACGATAAAGTTTGCGATCAATCCACACGCCATTGATATGTCCAGCCTGAAGGTCCAGTTGTGTAACACGCCCCCCAAGGATCACGGAGATTCCGCATTCGACTGCCGCTTCAAAAATGGCTCGGGTTGCGCGCCCTGGTTCGGCCCGGCCATCTGAGGCTGTAAACATCGCTCCGTGCACATCAGCTTTGTTTGAGATGAGTGGCAGTTTTTCACGCACTTGCGATTGTGTCAGCAGCACTGTGTCCAGACCGAACTCTTTGGCTTTGGACTGCCAGTCGGACTGGTTTTCAGCGTCGTTGTCGTTGGTGGCGAGCACTGCGTTGCCACCGCGAAGCCAACCGACTTTTCGACCCAGATCTAGCTCGAGCCCGTCCCATAGGTTTAAAGCTGCCATTGCGAGCGGTAACTCGCGAAAATCGCGGCCCTGCTGGCGAACAAAACCTAGATTACGGCCCGACTGTGCCGATCCCGGGGTGTCGCGTTCTACAATAAGTACACGTAATCCTGATCGCGCAGCATAGAGAGCTGTTGAACATCCCACGATACCACCACCAATAATGATCAGGTCCCATTTGTCTGAAGAATTGGCCATGCGCGCAACGATCATCTAGTGAACCTTGGATAAGAAGGAGCGCGTTCGCTCGAATGCTGGATTATTTAGTATCTCCGACGGAGTACCACATTCGACAATTTTACCAGCCTGCATAAATGCAATTCTGTTACAGACATCGCGCGCAAATGACATTTCATGCGTCACCACCATCATCGTCAGTCCCTCAGCAGCTAGCGAACGCATTACATCCAGCACTTCCCCCACCAGTTCAGGATCAAGCGCACTGGTGGGTTCATCGAAAAGCAGGACCTTGGGCTTCATCGCCAAAGCGCGGGCGATGGCAACGCGCTGCTGCTGCCCACCAGACAACATGCGGGGATAATGTTGCAATTTATCGGCGAGTCCCACGCGTGCCAATAGTTCAATAGCTTGTCTCTCGGCTTCGC
It encodes:
- a CDS encoding nuclear transport factor 2 family protein produces the protein MSIDRYPVGQEMDVTYPNFKASLTLRSLTEMSFVIAEGPFAHSETVAIEVFPLGNSIFAVSWKEESGATVTNVQNYDRGIVHSFVTLADGELLRMTGQIVVTNPAADLSDARPERNKALVLEAMTALFQRRDAAAVERFYAPDYVQHNPNIPQGRDALKSLVGGLSLDVYYEPGLVVAEGDFVAIHGRIRGWAEAPQVVVDLFRVKNGQLAEHWDVLQDEVSVTDALGGTPMFDPEERAQQASLEIA
- a CDS encoding hydrolase is translated as MTLRNGLSSLLRPEDSVLVLIDHQPYQLTNVNSHDPQTVVNNTTGLAKLAKGFNVPTILTSVLGARGGDIFKQVTDVFPGQEIYDRTFINTWEDKPTVEAVKATGRKQLIIAGLWTEICVAMPAIQALGEGWDVTVITDACGGVSTEAHEVAIHRMIAAGANVMTWVALAGEWQRDWARMETADVLMDIFKDHCAGSGIAYLWEQQLLNMPVSAES
- a CDS encoding amino acid ABC transporter substrate-binding protein; protein product: MVYDQSPIKIGYCLSLTGPVSGNSKSAKLAHEIWRDDINRRGGLLGRPVELICYDDTGEAAQVAALYRRLIDKDKVDLVIGGYGTNTNLAALPEISTRQRFFVALMALGANNELSYENYFAMIPTGPEPNVALTEGFFDIAARQTPTPKTVGILSADAVFARNPVLGAHENAKNYGFNVIYEAAYPLATTDFTPFLDDVATSKCDLLFLCTYLQDSIDLIRAIGTHPFRPKMVGASMIGPQNGDVKADLGPLLNGILNYEYWVPAPALAFKGVSELLEEYRQRTAGTDIDPLGHYMAPLAYAQLQVVAEAIERTGSLDDSKLSDFTRNTGFSTVMGRIAFGTRGEWTHPRVVQVQFEGIKGHDVNQFRSGERQVVLAPLDLASGTLIYPFADARST
- a CDS encoding NAD(P)H-dependent oxidoreductase, coding for MCQILVVNSSVSGDASISRNLVDHDVHRLLEAEPDSNIVHRNLSYGPIPHLTPATAAGVRAIANTPDELATQALSDELIEELRVADVIVFGVPMYNWSLPTPLRVWFDHVIRPSVTFVYDEDGPKGLLIGKRVIAIEARGGVYTEGPNKSIDFQKPYLRQLLSFIGITEVVFAHAERIGYGPQAREAAITAAKSQIDGIVTRLASLVVEAAPIELAADFDAIMQASLSRVFGERDPARRLEAIRELYAADALLNEQDQSVEDHAAISQAVTDLLDHMPPISVFGPFDPRSGTTVLAVFSGLEDRPMALLQ
- a CDS encoding LysR family transcriptional regulator: MDIEELRTFVEVADAGGVTAGALRLGVSKSIVSRRLARLEAELGVQLLARSTRGAALTEAGATFRDHAAKVTAEIDTARETILPAGELRGRLRIAAPLSFGPTHLAPVFAELGRRHPHLYIQTCYTDRVVDIISEGYDCAIRLGYLQDSNLISRRVGPIYGKLVASPEYIDAHGAPQSPDEILGHQALLQGTESWQFMDGEKIITTRPQGRFKADNGTALVSAAVTGLGIAMLPEGLVQDHIASGKLRPVMEGYPVREAGMFVVRPPGPHPARKMRILAEMLIECFGKSQDVAGTARD
- a CDS encoding TetR/AcrR family transcriptional regulator, yielding MLLSREIGGRTVQELNRKRRPRREFNREEGVAKAQALFHRHGFDGVGVAALTEALDINPPSLYAAYGSKLGLFERTLQRYVAEEALPLSDIFTEDRSLAQAIAQLFSVAAQQYSRDTSCPGCLVTEGARAADPDARAAALWIGQHMIRALRSAISDRLPNDADRLTDFVVTTLRGFSAAAYAGIDPERLAAVARFSGELLAKELEGA
- a CDS encoding Rid family hydrolase, which encodes MAQRIFSGAASEAIAGYAKAVIDGTTIYVSGTTGRDKSTGTFPSDAAQQARNALADIDGVLKKAGASLANAVASRVYVTDLESADAVTAVLGEIFKDIRPTSTFLICQIPARGAKVEIEITASFAN
- a CDS encoding FAD-binding oxidoreductase; amino-acid sequence: MIVARMANSSDKWDLIIIGGGIVGCSTALYAARSGLRVLIVERDTPGSAQSGRNLGFVRQQGRDFRELPLAMAALNLWDGLELDLGRKVGWLRGGNAVLATNDNDAENQSDWQSKAKEFGLDTVLLTQSQVREKLPLISNKADVHGAMFTASDGRAEPGRATRAIFEAAVECGISVILGGRVTQLDLQAGHINGVWIDRKLYRAQQVLCAAGTESSKLLRACGYNLPQERIRATVARTVPAVGLTLNPCVSLPLTGIRQDARGAFIFSVAGGEYDVRFDSWRYVRHYRETRKNNPDAARVNYFSPLQKLGPIRSAAPIADIAPTKEAVEPAYYRVQQAHDEIRRYLPAIEELKIEAVWAGIIDTLPDVVPVMGHVESVSGLLVATGFSGHGFGLGPMVGKVMAELAQGRPSSIEISGLSPARF
- a CDS encoding amino acid ABC transporter ATP-binding protein; the protein is MSDPMIVFDRVSKNYGSMTVLTDINLEVAAGEVISLIGPSGSGKSTLLRCVNHLERIEQGSITVDGELIGYRREGNFAHELPEKLIARQRARIGMVFQNFNLFGHKTALENVIEAPIHVLGIAKREAERQAIELLARVGLADKLQHYPRMLSGGQQQRVAIARALAMKPKVLLFDEPTSALDPELVGEVLDVMRSLAAEGLTMMVVTHEMSFARDVCNRIAFMQAGKIVECGTPSEILNNPAFERTRSFLSKVH